One Stenotrophomonas sp. SAU14A_NAIMI4_5 DNA segment encodes these proteins:
- a CDS encoding serine hydrolase domain-containing protein — MNALPLDEPMPTLPGVAHVLQQAHPQRLVGAVVLVREHGVLRHASATGLADREAATPMQRDQLFRLASVSKPLLTAVILRLVADGVLDLDVPVQRWLPTFRPALDDGSVPPISLRQLLSHTSGLGYRFLEADAQGPYARAGVSDGMDANPLSLQDNVQRIGQVPLLFAPGSQWLYSLGVDVAGAVAEAASGQTLQQLFDRLLAQPLGLRDTGLSTTQGARLATPYVSDAPVPHRLQEGEVVAPFDGTVGIEYSLARATDPSRYASAGAGLIGSADEVMTVLEALRDVQASALLPPELAAEMGALQAGEDGPPDPPGWGFGLGFAVLRDAAASGTPQGVGTWRWGGAYGHSWFVDPARGLSVVALTNTLYEGMHGAFVDELRDAVYRDLEAVR, encoded by the coding sequence ATGAACGCTCTTCCTCTCGACGAACCCATGCCCACATTGCCCGGCGTGGCCCACGTGCTGCAGCAGGCCCACCCGCAGCGCCTGGTGGGCGCGGTGGTGCTGGTGCGCGAGCACGGTGTGCTGCGCCACGCCAGCGCCACCGGCCTGGCCGACCGCGAGGCAGCCACGCCGATGCAGCGCGACCAGCTGTTCCGCCTGGCCTCGGTGAGCAAGCCGCTGCTGACCGCTGTGATCCTGCGCCTGGTGGCCGACGGCGTGCTGGACCTCGATGTACCCGTGCAGCGCTGGCTGCCGACCTTCCGCCCGGCATTGGACGATGGCAGCGTGCCGCCGATCAGCCTGCGGCAGCTGCTGAGCCACACCAGCGGTCTCGGCTATCGCTTCCTGGAAGCGGATGCGCAGGGGCCGTATGCGCGTGCGGGTGTAAGCGATGGCATGGATGCGAACCCGCTGAGCCTGCAGGACAACGTGCAGCGCATCGGCCAGGTGCCGCTGCTGTTCGCGCCGGGCAGCCAGTGGCTGTATTCGCTGGGCGTGGATGTGGCCGGTGCCGTGGCCGAAGCCGCGAGCGGGCAGACGCTGCAGCAGTTGTTCGATCGCCTGCTGGCACAGCCGCTGGGCCTGCGCGATACCGGCTTAAGCACCACGCAGGGCGCGCGCCTGGCGACGCCCTATGTGAGCGATGCGCCTGTGCCGCACCGGCTGCAGGAAGGCGAAGTCGTCGCGCCCTTCGACGGCACGGTGGGCATCGAATACAGCCTGGCGCGCGCCACCGACCCCAGTCGCTATGCCTCGGCCGGTGCCGGGCTGATCGGCAGCGCCGATGAGGTGATGACCGTGCTCGAAGCGCTGCGCGATGTGCAGGCCTCTGCGTTGCTGCCGCCGGAGCTGGCTGCAGAGATGGGGGCTTTGCAGGCGGGCGAAGACGGACCGCCCGATCCGCCGGGCTGGGGCTTCGGCCTGGGCTTTGCGGTGCTGCGTGATGCGGCCGCTTCGGGCACGCCGCAGGGCGTGGGCACGTGGCGCTGGGGCGGTGCCTATGGCCACAGCTGGTTTGTCGATCCCGCGCGTGGCCTCAGCGTGGTGGCCCTCACCAACACGCTGTACGAAGGCATGCACGGGGCCTTCGTCGATGAGTTGCGCGATGCGGTGTACCGCGATCTGGAGGCGGTGCGATGA
- a CDS encoding ATP-binding cassette domain-containing protein has protein sequence MTTHSLALDRVSYRLADGRSLFSELSFSFEPVATGLVGANGTGKSVLTRLLAGQLTPDSGQVRGSGRVFLLPTPGYPPRGTVGELAGVGAELAALERIEAGSIDEADFACIGDRWDLRERLQQQWRALGLPEDLQPTQPAARLSGGQAMRVALSGAWASGADWLILDEPSNHLDARNRQQLYQQLQQWPGGLLVISHDRELLAHMQQIVELDAHGLHRYGGPWQHYADARAAEREAAAAQLDHARAQHRQQQRSAREQHERQQQRQARGNRDAKQANQAPILLGGQKQRAEATQGRAQQIQGDRLQASAQQLRSAAAAVQAAPELALFASEGERGSARLLQAHDLVLPHGCSAPLQLDIRRGQRIAVVGDNGSGKSTLLRVLAGQRDARAGEVQRHAPLALLDQQLLALAGDRSILDTVQSANPTTDPAELRTRLALLGLDAQRIQRPASSLSDGERVKGALASVLYAQPAPQLLLLDEPGNALDLNALQALESLLGAWEGGLVMVSHDTHLLRALRPTQVLQVGAEGWQWRDADPGSDPFCEAKGL, from the coding sequence ATGACCACGCATTCCCTCGCGCTCGATCGCGTGTCCTATCGGTTGGCCGATGGCCGATCGCTGTTTTCCGAACTCTCGTTTTCCTTTGAACCGGTGGCTACCGGCCTGGTCGGTGCCAATGGCACCGGCAAGAGCGTGCTCACGCGCCTGCTGGCCGGGCAACTGACGCCCGACAGCGGCCAGGTACGCGGCAGCGGCCGGGTCTTCCTGCTGCCCACGCCGGGCTACCCGCCACGCGGCACCGTGGGCGAACTGGCCGGCGTCGGCGCTGAGCTGGCGGCACTGGAACGCATCGAAGCCGGCAGCATCGACGAAGCCGATTTCGCCTGCATCGGTGATCGCTGGGACCTGCGCGAACGCCTGCAGCAGCAATGGCGTGCCCTCGGCCTGCCCGAGGATCTGCAGCCCACACAGCCGGCCGCGCGCCTCAGCGGTGGCCAGGCCATGCGCGTTGCATTGTCCGGCGCATGGGCCAGCGGCGCCGACTGGCTCATCCTCGACGAGCCCAGCAACCACCTGGATGCACGCAACCGCCAGCAGCTGTACCAGCAATTGCAGCAGTGGCCGGGCGGGCTGCTGGTGATCAGCCACGACCGCGAGCTGCTGGCCCACATGCAGCAGATCGTTGAACTGGACGCGCACGGGCTGCATCGCTATGGCGGGCCGTGGCAGCACTACGCCGATGCACGCGCTGCCGAGCGCGAAGCTGCGGCCGCCCAGCTCGACCATGCCCGCGCCCAGCACCGCCAGCAGCAGCGCAGCGCGCGCGAGCAGCACGAGCGCCAGCAACAGCGGCAGGCGCGCGGCAACCGCGATGCGAAACAGGCCAACCAGGCGCCGATCCTGCTGGGCGGTCAGAAGCAGCGTGCCGAGGCCACCCAGGGCCGTGCGCAGCAGATCCAGGGCGACCGCCTGCAGGCCAGCGCGCAGCAGCTGCGCAGTGCCGCCGCAGCCGTGCAGGCAGCCCCCGAACTTGCACTGTTTGCCAGCGAGGGCGAGCGTGGCAGCGCGCGGCTGCTGCAGGCCCACGACCTGGTGTTGCCGCATGGCTGCAGCGCACCGTTGCAGCTGGATATCCGCCGTGGCCAGCGCATTGCCGTGGTCGGTGACAACGGCAGCGGCAAGTCCACTCTGCTGCGCGTGCTGGCGGGCCAGAGGGATGCGCGCGCGGGCGAGGTGCAGCGGCATGCACCGCTCGCCCTGCTGGACCAGCAGCTGCTGGCACTGGCTGGCGATCGCAGCATCCTCGATACGGTGCAGTCGGCCAATCCCACGACCGACCCCGCCGAGCTGCGCACGCGGCTTGCCCTGCTCGGGCTGGACGCACAGCGCATCCAGCGGCCGGCCAGCAGCCTCAGCGATGGCGAGCGGGTGAAGGGCGCGCTGGCCAGCGTGCTCTATGCGCAACCGGCACCACAGCTGTTGCTGCTGGACGAGCCCGGCAACGCACTGGACCTGAACGCGCTGCAGGCGCTGGAGTCACTGTTGGGTGCATGGGAAGGCGGCCTGGTGATGGTGAGCCATGACACCCACCTGCTGCGCGCATTGCGGCCGACGCAGGTGCTGCAGGTGGGAGCCGAGGGCTGGCAATGGCGCGATGCAGACCCGGGGTCGGATCCCTTTTGCGAAGCAAAAGGGCTCTGA
- a CDS encoding LysR family transcriptional regulator, which produces MSVLDNLANLQTFVHAADTRSFVETGRLQGISASAAGKCVARLEHALGVRLFHRSTRSITLTAEGQLFLARCRRILAERDAARTELAQPHAAPSGTLRISLPLVGDLTLPLLADFMAAYPDIRLDLDFSDRLVDVIEEGFDAVLRVGEPSDSRMNARRLGVFPRRIVASPAYLQRRGVPKAPSDLLQHTLLHYKFPSSGKLEPWPIQWPHEEAAQELPVHMVANTIEARVELALRDIGLAFVPVHSVRDAIADGRLVTVLDEHVHSCGTFHLLWPSGRHVLPKLRVFIDFIGARLDTVP; this is translated from the coding sequence ATGTCCGTCCTCGACAATCTCGCCAACCTGCAGACCTTCGTGCATGCAGCCGACACCCGCAGCTTCGTCGAGACCGGCCGCCTGCAGGGCATCTCCGCCTCGGCTGCCGGCAAGTGCGTGGCGCGGCTGGAACACGCGCTGGGCGTGCGCCTGTTCCACCGCAGCACGCGCAGCATCACCCTCACTGCCGAGGGTCAGCTGTTCCTGGCGCGCTGCCGCCGCATCCTCGCCGAGCGCGATGCCGCGCGCACCGAACTGGCCCAGCCGCACGCCGCACCCAGCGGCACCCTGCGCATCAGCCTGCCGCTGGTGGGCGACCTGACCCTGCCGCTGCTGGCCGATTTCATGGCCGCCTACCCGGACATCCGCCTTGACTTGGATTTCAGCGACCGCCTGGTCGATGTCATCGAAGAAGGCTTCGATGCCGTGCTGCGCGTGGGCGAACCCAGCGATTCGCGGATGAACGCCCGGCGCCTGGGCGTGTTCCCGCGGCGCATCGTCGCCTCACCGGCCTACCTGCAGCGGCGCGGCGTGCCCAAGGCGCCGTCCGACCTGTTGCAGCACACGCTGCTGCACTACAAATTCCCCAGCAGCGGCAAGCTGGAACCGTGGCCGATCCAGTGGCCGCATGAAGAGGCCGCGCAGGAACTGCCCGTGCACATGGTCGCCAACACCATCGAAGCGCGGGTGGAACTGGCCCTGCGCGATATCGGCCTGGCCTTCGTGCCGGTGCACTCCGTGCGCGATGCCATCGCCGATGGCCGCCTGGTCACCGTGCTGGACGAGCACGTGCATTCCTGCGGCACCTTCCACCTGCTGTGGCCCTCCGGCCGCCATGTGCTGCCGAAGCTGCGGGTGTTCATCGATTTCATCGGCGCGCGGCTGGATACCGTCCCGTAA
- a CDS encoding GTP-binding protein yields MNPVSRADRRLPVTVLSGFLGAGKTTLLNQILRNRDGLRVAVIVNDMSEVNIDAQLLRDGGAELRRTEETLVEFSNGCICCTLRDDLLQEVRRLADAGRYDYLLIESTGIGEPMPVAATFAVRDEHGFSLSDIARLDTMVTVVDGSAFLADFGSTLRLAERGQQAGPDDDRGVVDLLCEQVEFADVIVVSKVEQTDEDVLQDTLAVLRGLNRDAKLLLSSFGDVPLRELLDTGRFDFDRAQQAPGWVKELRGEHTPETEEYGIDSFVYRSHRPFHPGRFARALQEGMPGVIRSKGWFWLANRMDWVGELSSVGAATRTQAAGFWYAARERVRAGDEDTTPLLPPTPLPYSDLGWARQQADCWSAPLPGVEEFPDGDAHAAMARLWHPLWGDRRQELVVIGVHMDERAVRATLDACLLNDSELRAGPLLWQQLPQAFPVWKR; encoded by the coding sequence ATGAACCCTGTTTCCCGCGCCGACCGCCGCCTGCCGGTCACCGTGCTGTCCGGCTTCCTTGGCGCCGGCAAGACCACCCTGCTCAACCAGATCCTGCGCAACCGCGACGGCCTGCGCGTGGCGGTCATCGTCAACGACATGAGCGAAGTGAACATCGATGCGCAGCTGCTGCGCGACGGGGGCGCCGAGCTGCGCCGTACCGAGGAAACGCTGGTTGAGTTCAGCAATGGCTGCATCTGCTGCACCCTGCGCGACGACCTGCTGCAGGAAGTACGACGCCTGGCCGACGCCGGCCGCTATGACTACCTGCTGATCGAATCGACCGGCATCGGCGAGCCCATGCCGGTGGCCGCCACTTTCGCCGTGCGCGACGAACACGGCTTCAGCCTGAGCGACATCGCGCGGCTGGACACGATGGTGACCGTGGTCGATGGCAGCGCATTCCTGGCCGACTTCGGCTCGACCCTGCGCCTGGCCGAGCGCGGCCAGCAGGCCGGCCCGGACGATGACCGCGGCGTGGTCGACCTGCTGTGCGAGCAGGTGGAGTTTGCCGACGTGATCGTGGTGAGCAAGGTCGAGCAGACCGATGAGGACGTGCTGCAGGACACGCTGGCGGTGCTGCGTGGCCTGAACCGCGATGCCAAGCTGCTGCTGTCGTCGTTTGGCGATGTGCCGCTGCGCGAGCTGCTGGACACCGGTCGCTTCGATTTCGACCGTGCGCAGCAGGCGCCGGGCTGGGTGAAGGAACTGCGTGGCGAGCACACGCCGGAGACCGAGGAATACGGCATCGACAGTTTCGTCTATCGATCGCACCGGCCGTTCCATCCGGGCCGTTTCGCCCGCGCGCTGCAGGAGGGCATGCCCGGGGTGATCCGCAGCAAGGGCTGGTTCTGGCTGGCCAACCGCATGGACTGGGTGGGCGAACTGAGCAGCGTGGGCGCGGCGACGCGCACGCAGGCGGCTGGCTTCTGGTACGCGGCGCGCGAGCGTGTGCGTGCCGGCGATGAGGACACCACGCCGCTGCTGCCGCCGACGCCGCTGCCCTACAGCGACCTGGGCTGGGCGCGGCAGCAGGCGGACTGCTGGAGCGCGCCGTTGCCCGGGGTGGAGGAATTCCCCGATGGGGATGCGCATGCGGCGATGGCGCGTCTGTGGCACCCACTGTGGGGTGACCGTCGGCAGGAGCTGGTGGTGATTGGCGTGCACATGGATGAGCGCGCGGTGCGTGCGACGTTGGATGCGTGCCTGCTCAATGACAGTGAGCTGCGCGCGGGACCGTTGTTGTGGCAGCAGTTGCCGCAGGCGTTCCCGGTGTGGAAGCGCTGA
- a CDS encoding MnmC family methyltransferase has product MPHYTGPLLTRDSADTLRRAHDKGAADWQGSLDLGRSEETVGLDAEGFSFRGQHYPWPGKLKDRTLYYWDGEDFASISRFSGSLIKLVPTEWGAPTFEIDGIKMLPTSKLSPFEDARRKVELVAPAGKSILDTCGGLGYFAACALEAGVGQIRSFEKNADVMWLRTLNPWSPDPDSAAAGGRLHFGQGDVSQQIEQVASNSVDAILHDPPRFGIAGELYSQAFYDHLARVIRKGGRLFHYTGAPNKLTSGRDVPREVAKRLEKAGFKAELALDGVLAVKR; this is encoded by the coding sequence GTGCCCCATTACACCGGCCCCCTGCTCACCCGCGACAGCGCCGACACCCTGCGCCGCGCGCACGACAAGGGCGCTGCCGACTGGCAGGGCTCGCTCGACCTGGGCCGCAGCGAGGAAACGGTCGGTCTGGACGCCGAGGGCTTCAGCTTCCGCGGCCAGCACTACCCGTGGCCGGGCAAGCTGAAGGACCGCACGCTGTACTACTGGGACGGCGAGGACTTCGCCTCGATCTCGCGGTTCAGCGGCTCGCTCATCAAGCTGGTGCCCACCGAATGGGGCGCGCCCACCTTCGAGATCGACGGCATCAAGATGCTGCCGACCTCCAAGCTGTCGCCGTTCGAAGACGCGCGCCGCAAGGTCGAACTGGTCGCCCCGGCTGGCAAGTCCATCCTCGATACCTGTGGTGGCCTCGGCTACTTCGCCGCGTGCGCGCTGGAAGCCGGCGTCGGCCAGATCCGTTCGTTCGAAAAGAACGCCGACGTGATGTGGCTGCGCACGCTCAATCCGTGGTCGCCTGATCCAGACTCCGCGGCCGCCGGTGGTCGCCTGCACTTCGGCCAGGGCGATGTCTCGCAGCAGATCGAGCAGGTCGCCAGCAACAGCGTCGATGCCATCCTGCACGACCCGCCGCGCTTCGGCATCGCTGGTGAACTGTATTCGCAGGCGTTCTACGATCACCTGGCCCGCGTCATCCGCAAGGGCGGCCGCCTGTTCCACTACACCGGCGCGCCGAACAAACTGACCAGCGGCCGCGACGTGCCGCGCGAAGTGGCCAAGCGCCTGGAAAAGGCCGGCTTCAAGGCCGAGCTGGCGCTGGACGGCGTACTGGCCGTCAAGCGCTGA
- a CDS encoding YncE family protein gives MTRLSVFRSAALAVAISLSVGAPAAFADNATAATAASTSVQRQAIAQGLYELAYSPTQNAVFVASSGGFGDNAGPAQVLRLDPATLAVQTRIPLERKGFGVVLDDAHNRLYVGNTVDTSVTVVDTANNKAIGIVQLMEKKVGKDGKAGYTHDLRELVVDSAANRLYVTGHSGEGSVLFVVDTTTLKLIDTIPGLGKAKAPGLALDAANKRVYTSNLLADLVVVGTDSKKVVAQHKIAAEQPMNIALDPGGKRLFVTDQGSEMIRNYVTKSSEGFVSKHPGQRVLVLDRSTGKELASIPTDAGPLGILLDAPRKRLYVTNREGGTVTAYDSASYKKVATYAVPTHPNSLALDAKNNVLFVSIKNGEKDAKGSEESVARIQL, from the coding sequence ATGACCCGTCTTTCCGTTTTCCGCTCGGCCGCCCTGGCCGTTGCCATCTCGCTCAGCGTCGGCGCCCCGGCGGCATTTGCCGATAACGCGACCGCTGCTACCGCGGCCAGCACCTCGGTGCAGCGCCAGGCCATCGCCCAGGGCCTGTACGAGCTGGCCTACAGCCCCACCCAGAACGCCGTGTTCGTGGCCTCGTCCGGTGGCTTCGGCGACAACGCCGGCCCGGCCCAGGTGTTGCGCCTGGACCCTGCCACGCTGGCCGTGCAGACCCGCATTCCGTTGGAGCGCAAGGGCTTCGGCGTGGTGCTGGATGACGCGCACAACCGCCTGTACGTCGGCAACACCGTGGACACCTCGGTGACCGTGGTCGACACCGCGAACAACAAGGCCATCGGCATCGTGCAGCTGATGGAAAAGAAGGTGGGCAAGGACGGCAAGGCCGGCTATACCCATGACCTGCGTGAGCTGGTGGTCGACAGCGCCGCCAACCGTCTGTACGTCACCGGCCATTCCGGCGAGGGCAGCGTGCTGTTCGTGGTGGATACCACCACGCTGAAGCTGATCGACACCATCCCTGGCCTGGGCAAGGCCAAGGCGCCGGGCCTGGCGCTGGATGCGGCCAACAAGCGCGTCTACACCAGCAACCTGCTGGCCGACCTGGTGGTGGTGGGCACCGATTCGAAGAAGGTGGTGGCCCAGCACAAGATCGCCGCCGAGCAGCCGATGAACATCGCGCTGGACCCGGGCGGCAAGCGCCTGTTCGTGACCGACCAGGGCTCGGAGATGATCCGCAACTACGTGACCAAGAGCAGCGAGGGCTTCGTCAGCAAGCATCCGGGCCAGCGCGTGCTGGTGCTCGACCGCAGCACCGGCAAGGAACTGGCGAGCATCCCCACCGATGCCGGCCCGCTGGGCATCCTGCTGGATGCACCGCGCAAGCGCCTGTACGTGACCAACCGCGAAGGCGGCACGGTGACCGCGTATGACAGCGCCAGCTACAAGAAGGTGGCCACTTATGCGGTGCCGACCCACCCGAACAGCCTGGCCCTGGATGCGAAGAACAACGTGCTGTTCGTGAGCATCAAGAACGGCGAGAAGGATGCCAAGGGCTCGGAAGAGAGCGTGGCGCGCATCCAGCTGTGA
- a CDS encoding polysaccharide deacetylase family protein, with the protein MRSLLRAVPLLLLSLVAQAGEVDRRIAVTIDDLPWARLDEIVPADLQARHEALMAQLHQAGVPVVGFVNGNKLEVDGVVQPARVQMLRDWRDAGYELGNHTWSHMDLNAKGVAAFQQDFLRGEEVLKPLLAERGQVPQWMRHPYLRAGRTPQDRAVMETFFDEHGYRIAPVTVDNGEWVWAFAYANVMNEQPDSPERDATLARLRKGYVPYMLNKLDYYEQQSQALLGYALPQVWLMHANELNAATFAELVAATKRRGYRFVSLEEAVRDPAYARGTEGYDGRYGPSWLHRWAMAEKKPKDYYGTEPVVPQWVKTLAKVNYE; encoded by the coding sequence ATGCGTTCGTTGCTGCGTGCCGTGCCCCTGCTGCTGCTCTCGCTGGTGGCGCAGGCGGGTGAAGTCGACCGCCGTATTGCGGTGACCATCGATGACCTGCCGTGGGCGCGCCTGGACGAGATCGTGCCGGCGGACCTGCAGGCGCGGCACGAGGCGCTGATGGCGCAGCTGCACCAGGCCGGTGTGCCGGTGGTCGGCTTCGTCAACGGCAACAAGCTGGAAGTGGACGGCGTGGTGCAGCCGGCGCGCGTGCAGATGCTGCGCGACTGGCGCGATGCCGGCTATGAGCTGGGCAACCACACCTGGTCGCACATGGATCTGAACGCCAAGGGCGTGGCCGCCTTCCAGCAGGATTTCCTGCGCGGCGAAGAAGTGCTGAAGCCGTTGCTGGCCGAGCGTGGCCAGGTGCCGCAGTGGATGCGCCACCCCTACCTGCGTGCCGGCCGCACGCCGCAGGATCGCGCGGTGATGGAGACGTTCTTCGACGAGCACGGCTACCGCATTGCGCCGGTGACCGTCGACAACGGCGAGTGGGTGTGGGCCTTCGCCTATGCCAACGTGATGAACGAGCAGCCGGATTCACCCGAACGCGATGCGACGCTGGCGCGCCTGCGCAAGGGCTATGTGCCGTACATGCTGAACAAGCTGGACTACTACGAACAGCAGTCGCAGGCGCTGCTGGGCTACGCGCTGCCGCAGGTGTGGCTGATGCATGCCAACGAACTGAATGCAGCAACCTTCGCCGAGCTGGTGGCCGCGACCAAGCGGCGTGGCTACCGCTTTGTATCGCTGGAAGAGGCCGTGCGTGACCCGGCGTATGCGCGTGGTACCGAGGGCTATGACGGGCGCTATGGCCCCAGCTGGCTGCACCGTTGGGCGATGGCCGAGAAGAAGCCGAAGGACTACTACGGCACGGAACCGGTCGTGCCGCAGTGGGTGAAGACGCTGGCCAAGGTCAATTACGAATGA
- a CDS encoding metal-sensing transcriptional repressor, producing MAHVHKNRKQLLTRVRRIGGQVAALEQALDRPEGAAGDCADVLVQVAAVRGAAHSLLMELLHEHLQEHVVAAEDPQQRAAEAEVLVELLRRYGK from the coding sequence ATGGCACATGTACACAAGAACCGGAAACAACTGCTGACCCGGGTGCGCCGCATCGGCGGCCAGGTGGCAGCGCTGGAACAGGCACTGGACCGCCCCGAGGGGGCCGCGGGCGACTGCGCGGACGTGCTGGTGCAGGTGGCGGCCGTGCGCGGCGCTGCCCACAGCCTGCTGATGGAGCTGCTGCACGAGCACCTGCAGGAACACGTGGTGGCCGCCGAGGACCCGCAGCAGCGGGCGGCCGAGGCGGAAGTGCTGGTGGAGCTGCTGCGCCGCTACGGCAAATAG
- a CDS encoding alpha/beta hydrolase has protein sequence MTASSIRLHVEDTGGTGRPVILIHGWPLSAEAWKAQVPILRDAGYRVISYDRRGFGRSEKPSSGYDYDTLAADLAAVIEERDLKDVTLVGFSMGGGEVARYVANHGEGRLHSVVFAAAVPPYLLQSLDNPEGPLTQDKADEMRGGLEKDRETFFDGFTRDFFSANGKLMVTEDERQAAIALCHQSDQTAALGCMKAFATTDFRGDLKKVSVPTLVLHGDSDAIVPFEGSGERTHRAVAGSEVVTLKGAPHGCNTSHADDFNLALLNFLKK, from the coding sequence ATGACTGCCTCTTCCATCCGTCTGCACGTTGAAGACACCGGCGGTACCGGCCGCCCGGTCATCCTCATCCATGGCTGGCCGCTGTCGGCCGAAGCATGGAAGGCCCAGGTGCCGATCCTGCGTGATGCCGGCTACCGGGTGATCAGCTACGACCGGCGCGGGTTCGGCCGCTCGGAAAAGCCGTCGTCCGGCTATGACTACGACACCCTGGCCGCCGATCTGGCCGCGGTGATCGAAGAGCGCGACCTGAAGGACGTGACCCTGGTTGGTTTCTCGATGGGCGGTGGCGAAGTGGCGCGCTACGTGGCCAACCATGGCGAGGGCCGCCTGCACAGCGTGGTGTTCGCGGCCGCCGTGCCGCCGTATCTGCTGCAGAGCCTGGATAACCCCGAAGGCCCGCTTACCCAGGACAAGGCCGACGAGATGCGCGGCGGCCTGGAAAAGGACCGCGAAACGTTCTTCGATGGCTTCACCCGAGATTTCTTCAGCGCCAACGGCAAGCTGATGGTGACCGAGGACGAGCGCCAGGCAGCCATCGCGCTGTGCCACCAGTCCGACCAGACCGCCGCGCTGGGCTGCATGAAGGCCTTTGCCACGACGGATTTCCGCGGTGACCTGAAGAAGGTGAGCGTGCCGACCCTGGTGCTGCATGGCGACAGCGATGCCATCGTGCCGTTCGAAGGCTCGGGTGAGCGCACCCATCGCGCGGTAGCCGGCAGCGAGGTGGTGACCCTGAAGGGCGCGCCGCATGGCTGCAACACCAGCCACGCCGATGACTTCAACCTGGCGCTGCTGAACTTCCTGAAGAAGTGA
- the dmeF gene encoding CDF family Co(II)/Ni(II) efflux transporter DmeF: MHLDALAASRRHDHRFDDGNPLAERNTRRAMWLTVSMMFIEIFGGWWFNSMAVLADGWHMSSHALALGLSVFAYRCARRYAHDPRFAFGTWKIEILAGYTSAIALLGVAALMAVQSLQRLWVPAPIHYDEAILIAVVGLGVNLLCAWWLHDSPGHAHPHHGHGHGHGHDHHDHDHSHGHAHGHAHGHDLNLRSAYMHVLADAATSVLAIVALLGGKLWGAAWLDPVMGLVGAVLVTVWAVGLLRDSGRVLLDAQMDAPVVAEVREVIEQGPWPVRLADLHVWQVGRGKYAVAASVVTSDADLDADQLRRALAVHEELVHVTLEIHRTA; encoded by the coding sequence ATGCACCTGGACGCCCTCGCCGCCTCCCGCCGCCACGACCACCGGTTCGACGACGGCAATCCGCTGGCCGAACGCAACACCCGCCGCGCCATGTGGCTCACCGTCAGCATGATGTTCATCGAGATCTTCGGTGGCTGGTGGTTCAACTCCATGGCCGTGCTGGCCGATGGCTGGCACATGAGCTCGCACGCCCTGGCGCTCGGCCTCTCGGTGTTCGCCTACCGCTGCGCGCGGCGCTATGCGCACGATCCGCGCTTTGCCTTCGGCACCTGGAAGATCGAGATCCTGGCCGGCTACACCAGTGCCATCGCCCTGCTCGGCGTGGCCGCGCTGATGGCCGTGCAGTCGCTGCAGCGCCTGTGGGTACCGGCGCCCATCCACTACGACGAGGCCATCCTCATCGCCGTGGTCGGCCTGGGCGTGAACCTGCTGTGCGCCTGGTGGCTGCACGACAGCCCGGGCCACGCCCACCCTCATCACGGGCACGGGCACGGGCACGGCCATGATCACCATGACCACGATCACTCCCATGGGCATGCGCATGGCCACGCGCACGGGCATGACCTCAACCTGCGCTCGGCCTACATGCACGTGCTGGCCGACGCCGCGACCTCGGTGCTGGCCATCGTCGCCCTGCTGGGCGGCAAGCTGTGGGGTGCCGCCTGGCTGGACCCGGTAATGGGCCTGGTCGGTGCGGTGCTGGTGACGGTCTGGGCGGTCGGCCTGCTGCGCGACAGCGGTCGCGTGCTGCTGGATGCGCAGATGGATGCGCCGGTGGTGGCTGAAGTACGCGAAGTGATCGAACAGGGCCCGTGGCCGGTGCGCCTGGCCGATCTGCACGTTTGGCAGGTGGGCCGCGGCAAGTACGCGGTGGCTGCCAGCGTGGTTACCAGCGATGCCGACCTGGATGCCGACCAGCTGCGCAGGGCGCTGGCCGTGCACGAGGAACTGGTGCATGTGACGTTGGAGATCCATCGCACGGCGTGA
- a CDS encoding RNA 2'-phosphotransferase, whose product MEKDISFVRASRFLSLVLRHEPQKIGLPLDAQGWAGIDDLLARLPAHGVRLDRDGLQQLVRDNDKQRFAISDDGQRIRASQGHSIKVDLGLAALEPPPWLYHGTVPRFLEAIASEGLRPGERQHVHLSPDRATAFQVGSRRGTPVILSVDAGRMHADGHSFYQSANGVWLTAHVPPRYIAG is encoded by the coding sequence ATGGAAAAGGATATTTCATTCGTACGGGCCAGCAGGTTCCTGAGCCTGGTACTGCGGCATGAACCGCAGAAGATCGGCCTGCCGCTGGATGCGCAGGGATGGGCCGGCATCGATGACCTGCTGGCGCGGTTGCCCGCGCATGGTGTGCGGCTGGACCGCGATGGTCTGCAGCAGTTGGTGCGCGACAACGACAAGCAGCGCTTTGCGATCAGCGATGACGGCCAGCGTATCCGCGCCAGCCAGGGCCACTCGATCAAGGTGGACCTTGGCCTGGCGGCGCTTGAGCCGCCGCCGTGGCTGTACCACGGCACCGTGCCGCGCTTCCTCGAAGCGATTGCCAGCGAGGGCCTGCGCCCGGGTGAGCGCCAACATGTGCACTTGTCGCCGGACCGCGCCACCGCCTTCCAGGTGGGCTCGCGCCGCGGTACGCCGGTGATCCTCAGCGTGGATGCGGGGCGCATGCATGCCGATGGCCACAGCTTCTACCAGTCGGCCAACGGTGTGTGGCTGACCGCGCACGTGCCGCCGCGTTACATAGCGGGTTGA